One Tamlana carrageenivorans genomic region harbors:
- a CDS encoding polysaccharide pyruvyl transferase family protein: MKLVYYKSEIGNFGDDLNLWLWPQIFGPDFFQNNQDVAFFGIGSILIENSNFIDQANSCHKKVVFGTGIRSINENIRIDHSWDIFFLRGPYSSLKLKGDLDHYIADAAYLITLLPQYITYLETPKKYKTSFVPYFKSLDKVDWEVVCENLGWHLISPTNLTVEEFIIEVAASEMVISEAMHGTILADVLRVPWKRCRFFAHIYEGEKVSEWKWNDWLLSIGFSENTSVDATLKPKKGLKNRLQTFFKSKDLKKVCKRLKAHDKIDFKLSSQDTLNRIISQLEEKTTLLKTKF, from the coding sequence ATGAAATTAGTATACTATAAATCAGAAATTGGAAATTTTGGCGATGACTTAAACCTATGGTTGTGGCCACAAATTTTTGGTCCTGATTTTTTTCAAAATAATCAAGATGTTGCTTTTTTTGGTATTGGTTCGATTTTAATCGAAAACTCTAATTTTATTGATCAAGCAAATTCATGTCATAAAAAAGTAGTTTTTGGTACAGGAATTAGATCCATAAACGAAAATATAAGAATTGACCATTCCTGGGATATTTTTTTTTTAAGAGGACCTTACAGTTCCTTAAAATTAAAAGGCGATTTAGATCATTATATCGCAGACGCAGCATATCTTATTACTTTATTACCACAATATATAACCTATTTAGAAACACCCAAAAAGTATAAAACCAGTTTTGTGCCTTATTTTAAATCTTTAGATAAAGTAGATTGGGAAGTAGTTTGTGAAAATTTAGGGTGGCATTTAATTTCACCCACCAATTTAACCGTTGAAGAATTTATTATTGAGGTAGCAGCAAGCGAAATGGTTATAAGTGAAGCAATGCACGGTACCATTTTGGCAGATGTTTTAAGAGTGCCTTGGAAACGTTGTCGCTTTTTTGCTCATATTTATGAAGGTGAAAAGGTCTCAGAATGGAAGTGGAATGACTGGCTTTTATCGATTGGCTTTTCCGAAAACACTTCCGTAGATGCCACCCTTAAGCCTAAAAAAGGTTTAAAAAATCGCTTACAAACTTTCTTTAAATCCAAAGATTTAAAGAAAGTTTGTAAGCGATTAAAAGCTCATGATAAAATAGATTTTAAATTATCTTCTCAGGATACCTTAAATAGAATTATTTCTCAATTAGAAGAAAAAACAACTCTATTAAAAACAAAATTTTGA
- a CDS encoding L-threonylcarbamoyladenylate synthase, whose amino-acid sequence MHQEIKNTIEVLKQGGIILYPTDTVWGIGCDATNPEAVKKIYDLKERIDSKALICLVADDRMLTKYVKQVPPAALNIIEVTGKPTTIIYDDAQNLAENLIADDGSIAIRIPDDEFCYQLSRKLNGAIVSTSANISGQPTPSSYKEIAPAILKGVDYVVNLHHEKICEKPSSIIKLSNSGVVKIIRK is encoded by the coding sequence ATGCATCAAGAAATAAAAAACACCATAGAAGTTTTAAAGCAAGGCGGAATCATACTTTACCCTACCGATACTGTTTGGGGTATTGGCTGTGATGCAACAAACCCTGAAGCCGTAAAAAAAATTTACGATTTAAAAGAGCGTATTGATAGCAAAGCACTTATTTGCTTAGTGGCAGACGATAGAATGCTTACCAAATACGTTAAACAAGTGCCTCCGGCGGCTTTAAATATTATTGAGGTTACCGGCAAACCCACAACGATAATATACGATGATGCTCAAAATCTAGCTGAAAATTTAATTGCTGATGACGGGTCTATTGCTATTAGAATACCTGACGATGAATTTTGTTATCAGCTTTCCAGAAAGCTAAACGGTGCCATAGTATCTACTTCGGCCAATATTAGCGGACAACCAACACCAAGCTCATACAAAGAAATAGCACCTGCTATTTTAAAAGGTGTAGACTATGTTGTAAATTTGCATCACGAAAAAATTTGCGAAAAACCGTCGTCCATTATTAAATTAAGTAATAGCGGGGTGGTTAAAATTATCCGAAAGTAA